In Methanobrevibacter sp., one genomic interval encodes:
- a CDS encoding Met repressor, with translation MSDVSRTTINIPVELKKELKKIAIDEDTSLSGLILKMIDEGMKSRKNSSNVVSDEDTI, from the coding sequence ATGTCAGATGTAAGTAGAACAACTATAAATATTCCTGTTGAATTGAAAAAAGAATTAAAAAAAATTGCTATTGATGAAGATACTTCTTTATCAGGATTAATCCTTAAAATGATTGATGAAGGAATGAAAAGTAGAAAAAATAGCAGTAATGTTGTTTCAGATGAAGATACAATTTAA
- a CDS encoding class II aldolase/adducin family protein produces the protein MKKHINEIINVGNEIYDKGLVSGKSGNISKRIKGSTGDVVAITPTLKSLSGLKEEDIILVDLDGNLLTNGKPSSEVGMHLGIYKKRHDVNGIVHTHSPYATGFAFSNKKLKRLEGFGEIKNPYLASIEYEKPGTIELAERASEGIKNEDVLILKNHGVICVNENLQEAKLLAVFVEETAKTQFVTYMLDSVED, from the coding sequence ATGAAAAAACATATTAATGAAATTATCAATGTTGGAAATGAAATTTATGACAAAGGATTAGTTTCCGGGAAATCCGGAAATATCAGTAAAAGAATAAAAGGAAGTACTGGTGATGTTGTTGCTATTACTCCAACATTAAAATCATTGTCAGGTTTGAAAGAAGAAGACATTATATTAGTCGATCTTGATGGAAATTTATTAACTAATGGAAAACCATCTTCTGAAGTTGGCATGCATTTAGGAATCTATAAAAAAAGACATGATGTTAATGGTATTGTTCACACTCATTCACCATATGCAACAGGATTTGCTTTTTCAAATAAAAAACTCAAAAGATTAGAAGGTTTTGGAGAAATAAAAAATCCATATTTAGCTTCTATAGAATATGAAAAACCAGGTACCATTGAATTAGCTGAAAGAGCTAGTGAAGGTATAAAAAACGAAGATGTACTAATATTAAAAAATCATGGAGTAATCTGCGTTAATGAAAATTTACAAGAAGCAAAATTACTTGCAGTTTTTGTTGAAGAAACTGCTAAAACTCAATTTGTTACTTATATGTTAGATTCAGTTGAAGATTAA
- a CDS encoding DNA-directed DNA polymerase II small subunit yields MSTNKILLKFAKKGINLSPEAFNKVMSAEDPVNYASSLIVKLKSDKYSSKDLVSVSGEIVDEINGVKKEEPNTQKTLTDEITPEIKEEIKPKKTENQEIKKETIPNVPVDKKPEIKSQTPPKKEIKPKAPVDKKPEIKPDVPAVDKKDTIDNLKKDTDTPEKYINKEILEASETIKDEKIKFKRNEKKSNVTYDFKIIQDTSKKSYTSGELENLISYFKSRYEKLAKILSKRPELRNYTKIADIDDSQDTLSLILMIREIRTSKNGHKIVEFEDDTGTISILFSKNNEELFAEAEKLVKDEVIGVIANKSDDEGFAFGQQIIDPGVLRIPNKEMDFGIVFLSDVHIGSLTFLEDAFQRFIDWINCEYGSEEQRRIAEDVKYLVIGGDIVDGIGVYPNQDKELAIKDITEQYNEAARFLGNIRSDIKIIIAPGNHDASRVAEPQPAVPEEYAKALYELDNVEFISNPGVVSLDGINVLIYHGRSFDDLVMAVKQFTHERNDLLMEELLKKRHLAPIYGERTPLASELEDYLVIDELPDIFHTGHVHINTYRKFKGIHLINSGTFQTQTEFQKIYNIEPTPAEVPVIHKGIYKHLKFIE; encoded by the coding sequence ATGTCAACTAATAAAATTTTATTAAAATTCGCAAAAAAAGGAATCAACCTATCACCTGAAGCATTTAATAAGGTTATGAGTGCTGAAGACCCTGTAAATTATGCTTCTTCATTAATTGTTAAATTAAAAAGCGATAAATATTCATCAAAAGATTTAGTATCAGTTAGTGGTGAAATTGTTGATGAAATTAATGGAGTTAAAAAAGAAGAGCCAAACACTCAAAAAACATTAACAGATGAAATAACTCCTGAAATAAAAGAGGAAATTAAACCTAAAAAAACAGAAAATCAAGAAATCAAAAAAGAAACAATACCTAACGTACCGGTTGACAAAAAACCTGAAATAAAATCTCAAACACCACCTAAAAAAGAGATTAAACCTAAAGCTCCTGTTGACAAAAAACCTGAAATAAAACCTGATGTACCAGCTGTTGATAAAAAAGATACAATTGATAATCTGAAAAAAGATACTGATACACCAGAAAAATACATAAACAAAGAGATTTTAGAAGCATCTGAAACAATTAAAGATGAAAAAATCAAGTTTAAAAGAAATGAAAAAAAATCCAATGTTACTTATGACTTTAAAATCATACAGGACACCTCTAAAAAATCATACACAAGCGGTGAACTTGAAAACTTGATTTCTTACTTTAAAAGCAGATATGAAAAATTAGCTAAAATATTATCAAAAAGACCAGAACTCAGAAACTACACAAAAATCGCTGATATCGATGATTCACAGGATACATTAAGCTTAATATTAATGATTCGTGAGATAAGAACCAGTAAAAATGGTCATAAAATTGTTGAATTTGAAGATGATACTGGTACAATTTCAATTTTATTCTCTAAAAATAATGAAGAATTGTTTGCAGAAGCAGAAAAACTCGTAAAAGATGAAGTTATTGGGGTTATTGCAAATAAAAGTGATGATGAAGGCTTTGCATTCGGTCAGCAAATTATTGATCCGGGAGTTTTAAGAATTCCAAATAAAGAAATGGACTTTGGAATAGTATTTTTATCTGATGTCCATATCGGAAGCTTAACATTCCTTGAAGATGCATTCCAAAGATTTATTGATTGGATTAACTGTGAATATGGTTCAGAAGAGCAAAGAAGGATTGCTGAAGATGTAAAATATCTTGTTATTGGTGGAGATATCGTGGATGGTATTGGTGTATATCCAAACCAAGACAAGGAATTGGCAATCAAAGACATTACTGAACAATATAATGAAGCTGCAAGATTTTTAGGAAATATCAGAAGTGATATTAAAATCATTATCGCTCCTGGAAACCACGATGCATCAAGAGTGGCAGAACCACAACCGGCTGTACCTGAAGAGTATGCAAAAGCACTCTATGAACTTGACAATGTAGAGTTCATATCAAATCCAGGTGTTGTATCACTTGATGGAATCAATGTTCTAATTTACCACGGACGTAGTTTCGATGATTTAGTAATGGCAGTTAAACAATTTACTCACGAAAGAAATGATTTATTAATGGAAGAATTATTGAAGAAAAGACATTTAGCTCCAATTTATGGAGAAAGAACTCCACTTGCATCAGAACTTGAAGATTATTTAGTAATTGATGAATTACCAGACATTTTCCATACAGGTCACGTTCACATTAATACATATAGAAAATTCAAAGGAATTCACTTAATTAATTCCGGTACTTTCCAGACTCAGACAGAGTTCCAGAAAATTTATAATATTGAACCTACACCTGCAGAAGTTCCAGTAATTCATAAAGGAATATATAAACATTTAAAATTTATTGAATGA
- the cobJ gene encoding precorrin-3B C(17)-methyltransferase — MINVIGIGQNRENMTLGALKAIEESDVIIGYKKYINQIEDLIQGKEIVKKGMGDEIARAEFAIQKSLEGKTVSLVSSGDPGVFGMANVLYQIVSKYEDIEIKVYPGVSALNYASSHLGAPLNDFAAISLSNILTPLSEIEKKLRYALEADLIVAIYNPLSKTRKEPFKRFKQCVLDIRGENALIGIIDSTYEPPKATVVEIKDLTEDIVNMSCTLIVGNDLTYVQDGKIVTPRGYVIRSGIHELSQNHYEKFLNGEVAHGPNRECEYYPCHYEGQYCDFCYCPFYPCGDSSTGGEWIKGKNVWNCKNCNWLHDKNSVECLRPPLENILEDVEDLKSKKKSLLKLRRACLLKNNPNDL; from the coding sequence ATGATTAATGTAATAGGCATAGGCCAAAATAGAGAAAACATGACTTTAGGAGCTTTAAAAGCTATTGAAGAGTCTGATGTTATTATTGGATATAAAAAATATATTAACCAGATTGAAGATTTAATTCAAGGTAAAGAAATAGTTAAAAAAGGTATGGGTGATGAAATAGCAAGAGCTGAATTTGCTATTCAAAAAAGCCTAGAAGGTAAAACTGTTTCATTAGTTAGTTCTGGAGATCCTGGTGTTTTTGGAATGGCCAATGTATTATATCAAATTGTAAGCAAATATGAAGATATTGAAATAAAAGTTTATCCAGGTGTTTCTGCACTTAATTATGCTTCTAGTCACTTAGGAGCACCTTTAAACGATTTTGCTGCAATAAGTTTAAGTAATATTTTAACTCCTTTATCTGAAATTGAAAAAAAATTAAGATATGCTCTTGAGGCTGATTTGATTGTTGCTATATATAATCCTTTAAGTAAAACTCGTAAGGAACCATTTAAAAGGTTCAAACAATGTGTTTTAGATATTAGAGGAGAAAATGCGTTAATAGGTATTATTGATAGTACTTATGAACCTCCAAAGGCAACAGTTGTTGAAATTAAGGACTTAACTGAAGATATAGTTAATATGTCTTGTACTTTAATCGTTGGAAATGATTTAACTTATGTTCAAGATGGAAAGATTGTAACACCTAGAGGATATGTGATTAGGTCAGGAATTCATGAATTATCACAGAATCATTATGAAAAATTCTTGAATGGTGAAGTTGCACACGGTCCTAATAGGGAATGTGAATATTATCCATGTCACTATGAGGGTCAGTATTGTGATTTCTGTTATTGTCCATTTTATCCATGTGGTGACTCTTCAACTGGTGGGGAATGGATTAAAGGTAAGAATGTTTGGAATTGTAAAAATTGTAACTGGTTACATGATAAAAATAGTGTTGAATGTTTACGTCCACCTTTAGAAAACATTTTAGAAGATGTTGAAGATTTAAAATCAAAGAAAAAATCATTATTGAAACTTAGAAGAGCTTGTTTATTGAAAAATAATCCAAATGATCTTTAG
- a CDS encoding potassium channel family protein, whose amino-acid sequence MSIKNLLIEMKNMSELMVDLAYSAVLFNSKAAAEEVITLENEVNSMNYEIKKESLVAARSYEDAEKLTALLEIAEAAETMANAAKDLADLVITGFKPHPVFKMVMEESDKSIARVTIDESSELANNTLGDLLLVNRTGMRVIAIRRGVSWIYGPDKNTMLLAHDVLILKGTDEGADLLEKLASGACSLEDIPEELEDELE is encoded by the coding sequence TTGTCAATTAAAAATCTTTTAATCGAAATGAAAAATATGTCGGAATTGATGGTAGATTTAGCTTATTCTGCTGTATTGTTTAATAGTAAAGCAGCTGCAGAAGAAGTAATTACCTTAGAAAATGAAGTTAATTCAATGAATTATGAAATTAAAAAAGAATCATTGGTTGCAGCACGTTCTTATGAAGATGCTGAAAAATTAACTGCATTACTTGAGATTGCAGAAGCTGCTGAGACCATGGCAAATGCTGCAAAAGATTTAGCTGACTTAGTTATCACTGGTTTTAAACCACATCCAGTATTTAAAATGGTAATGGAAGAATCAGATAAAAGTATTGCAAGAGTTACAATTGATGAATCATCTGAATTAGCTAATAATACATTAGGTGATTTACTTTTAGTTAATCGTACTGGTATGAGAGTAATCGCTATTAGAAGAGGTGTATCTTGGATTTATGGTCCAGATAAAAATACCATGCTTTTAGCTCATGACGTATTAATTTTAAAAGGTACTGATGAAGGTGCCGATTTATTAGAAAAACTTGCTTCCGGAGCTTGTTCATTAGAAGACATTCCAGAAGAATTAGAAGATGAATTAGAGTGA
- a CDS encoding magnesium transporter, protein MKEKQKKIRSSLSTRALTEFFSEHNQVIKEGLIALLICAVGDLIAGIVLGKMTFFLEAFPGLLVVIPGAIGMRGNIFGSFASRLSTSLHIGLIAPHFEFSEDLDNNIFASFVLTLVLSIFLGIVAKLFCILLHYESIALMDFILICTIAGLISNLIMLPITMLISFKSFENGWDPDNITSPIIAGFGDLFTLPAIIASIFLLQALNVNLMIKNIVFVILVIVILVGFIHCYRLSDETKTILKQSTPTLILCSFLGGSAGGILNSSVETLLTNPSLLTLIPLFSGECGSLISILGARLSSGLHSGLVEPLSRPTGIALHNFGICYILAIIVFPLIGILAEASTISVGTIGVGFDKIIPISTLSGLILVSIMIFVVYYISITSYNNNLDPDNIVIPISTSVTDSISSLILISISLLILGALI, encoded by the coding sequence GTGAAAGAAAAACAGAAGAAGATACGCAGTTCACTATCTACTCGAGCATTAACTGAATTTTTCAGTGAACATAATCAGGTTATAAAAGAAGGTTTAATTGCTCTTTTAATTTGTGCTGTTGGAGATTTAATAGCAGGTATTGTCTTAGGTAAGATGACCTTTTTCCTTGAAGCATTTCCAGGTTTATTAGTTGTTATTCCTGGTGCTATTGGAATGAGGGGAAATATCTTTGGATCTTTTGCTTCAAGATTATCTACTAGCTTACACATTGGTTTAATTGCTCCACATTTTGAATTTTCAGAGGATTTAGACAATAATATCTTCGCATCATTTGTTTTAACATTGGTTTTATCAATATTTTTAGGTATTGTAGCTAAGCTATTCTGCATTTTATTACATTATGAATCAATTGCATTAATGGATTTCATATTAATTTGTACAATTGCGGGCTTAATTTCTAATTTAATCATGCTTCCAATTACAATGCTTATTTCATTTAAAAGTTTTGAAAATGGATGGGATCCTGACAATATCACAAGTCCAATCATTGCGGGATTCGGTGATTTATTCACTCTTCCAGCTATTATAGCTTCAATTTTTCTTCTTCAAGCATTGAATGTTAATTTAATGATTAAAAATATTGTTTTTGTAATTCTTGTAATTGTTATTTTAGTAGGATTTATCCATTGTTACAGATTATCTGATGAAACTAAAACAATTTTAAAACAATCTACTCCGACATTGATTTTATGTTCCTTTTTAGGAGGTTCTGCAGGCGGAATTTTAAACAGTTCAGTTGAAACATTACTTACTAATCCTAGTCTGCTTACATTGATACCATTATTCTCCGGTGAGTGTGGAAGTTTAATCAGTATTTTAGGTGCTAGATTATCATCAGGTCTTCACTCCGGTTTGGTTGAACCTTTATCAAGACCTACAGGTATTGCTCTTCATAACTTTGGAATTTGTTATATCTTGGCAATAATTGTTTTCCCATTGATTGGAATACTTGCTGAAGCATCAACAATTTCTGTTGGAACAATTGGTGTTGGATTTGATAAAATCATTCCAATCAGTACATTATCTGGTCTTATTTTAGTTTCAATTATGATATTTGTTGTTTATTACATTTCAATAACCTCTTATAACAATAATTTGGATCCGGATAATATTGTAATTCCAATTTCAACCAGTGTTACTGATTCAATATCTAGTTTGATTTTAATTTCAATATCTTTGTTGATATTAGGTGCTTTAATTTAA
- a CDS encoding Zn-ribbon domain-containing OB-fold protein → MSDTVRTWRHIQQRYNLIGTKCNTCGELFFPSRVVCPNCRRKGDLEPFQFSGKGKIYTYSVIRSASDDFKKSAPYAVAVIELEEGAKLTSQLVDCDVDDLEIGDDVEMVFRKIREDGKDGVISYGYKFKVIK, encoded by the coding sequence ATGTCAGATACTGTAAGAACTTGGCGTCATATTCAACAAAGATATAATCTCATTGGTACTAAATGTAACACTTGTGGTGAATTATTTTTCCCATCTCGTGTAGTTTGTCCTAATTGTAGAAGAAAAGGAGACCTTGAACCTTTCCAATTTTCAGGAAAAGGAAAAATTTACACTTATTCAGTAATTAGATCAGCGTCTGATGATTTCAAAAAATCAGCACCATATGCTGTAGCTGTTATTGAACTTGAAGAAGGTGCAAAATTAACTTCACAACTTGTAGACTGTGATGTTGATGACCTTGAAATCGGCGATGATGTCGAAATGGTATTTAGAAAAATAAGAGAAGATGGAAAAGACGGAGTTATCTCTTATGGATACAAATTCAAAGTTATCAAATAA
- the cfbA gene encoding sirohydrochlorin nickelochelatase gives MDTNSKLSNNTGVILVSHGSTLPFAEEVFTEIKEKFIKKSGLAAEIGYMKVSEPTIAGAVEILKEEVDDLDNIIALPVFLAPGIHTNIDIPQLLGLEPLEEDPRCPDGNYPAEHYLSIADDVDFDGEIKLLSSIGPRDELLDIIDKRINEALSESKLDDDAKTGILLVTHGSRLNYNKEFATALYNKFEKTCELPSSFGFMELCGPSIPESINKLVDENGLERLVVVPVFIAPGMHTTHDIPHILGFLDDHVHEHKHEHEHEHGHGHGHDHTHDLTPVDFDGEILYPEPIKADDILIDMLITMINEAL, from the coding sequence ATGGATACAAATTCAAAGTTATCAAATAATACTGGTGTAATTTTAGTAAGTCATGGTAGTACATTACCTTTTGCTGAAGAAGTCTTCACAGAAATCAAAGAAAAATTTATCAAAAAAAGTGGTTTGGCTGCTGAAATTGGATATATGAAAGTATCCGAACCAACTATTGCTGGTGCAGTTGAAATATTAAAAGAAGAAGTTGATGATTTAGATAATATTATTGCTCTTCCAGTATTTTTAGCTCCAGGAATTCATACTAATATTGATATTCCGCAATTATTAGGTCTTGAACCTTTAGAAGAAGATCCGAGATGTCCAGATGGAAACTATCCTGCTGAACATTACTTATCAATCGCAGACGATGTTGATTTTGATGGTGAGATTAAGTTATTGAGTTCCATTGGGCCTCGTGATGAACTTTTAGATATTATTGATAAAAGAATCAATGAAGCATTATCAGAATCTAAATTGGATGATGATGCAAAAACTGGTATTTTGCTTGTAACTCATGGTTCCAGATTAAACTATAATAAAGAATTCGCTACTGCATTATATAATAAATTCGAAAAAACTTGTGAATTACCTTCCAGTTTTGGATTTATGGAATTATGTGGTCCTAGTATTCCTGAATCTATTAATAAATTGGTAGATGAAAATGGATTGGAAAGATTAGTTGTTGTTCCTGTATTTATTGCTCCGGGAATGCACACAACTCATGATATTCCACATATTTTAGGATTTTTGGATGACCATGTACATGAACACAAACATGAACATGAACACGAGCATGGTCACGGTCATGGACATGATCATACACATGATTTGACTCCAGTTGACTTTGATGGGGAAATTCTCTATCCAGAACCTATTAAAGCGGATGATATTTTAATTGATATGTTGATTACAATGATTAATGAAGCTTTATAG
- the cfbA gene encoding sirohydrochlorin nickelochelatase: MMADKKTGILLLSHGSRLPDGKEVIEAYKNMYLEEFPDAIVDYAFMEIRKPGIPETIKKLATENDLEKIIVVPVFVAHGLHTKRDIPGLLGIESDFEEDDHGHHHHDHDHGHDHGHHHHHHDHNHDEEEFEFDGEIILTDPLGIDKRMYEIIKDRVSEHL; this comes from the coding sequence ATTATGGCAGATAAAAAAACAGGAATTTTACTTTTAAGTCACGGTTCTAGATTACCGGATGGTAAAGAGGTAATTGAAGCTTATAAAAATATGTATTTAGAAGAATTTCCGGATGCAATTGTAGATTATGCGTTTATGGAAATCAGAAAACCGGGTATTCCAGAAACAATCAAAAAATTAGCTACTGAAAATGATTTAGAAAAAATAATTGTTGTACCGGTATTTGTTGCTCATGGATTACATACCAAAAGAGATATTCCAGGATTGCTTGGTATTGAAAGTGATTTTGAAGAAGATGACCACGGTCACCACCATCATGACCATGACCATGGACACGATCACGGACATCACCATCACCATCATGACCACAATCATGATGAAGAGGAATTTGAATTTGATGGTGAAATCATTTTGACTGATCCTCTTGGAATCGACAAACGTATGTATGAAATCATTAAAGACAGAGTTTCAGAACACTTATAA
- the thiL gene encoding thiamine-phosphate kinase translates to MTLKVSDIGEKELVKYIIANSREITPDDTAITPFNGSNLISTCDMLIQSRHFPENMSYFDMGFKSVTVNVSDLAAMGAKPLGFLLSMAIPKDLELDDFKEIIDGVLQACDYYSIPLIGGDTNEASEIIISGTALGLCDAPLMKNNYKKDDLIAITGDIGLAALGFELNTLDNVYVKHALKPKARISEGQILKEHGATSATDITDGLASELYEIKKDGFGFMIHEELLGITDEYKDLAGSLKLDYLDLVLHVGEDFELLFTISKDDLEKLPIDYKVIGSVTDSDVIELTLENGFVEKIENRGYEHYVSE, encoded by the coding sequence ATGACTCTAAAAGTCTCTGATATTGGTGAAAAGGAATTAGTTAAGTATATTATTGCTAATTCAAGAGAAATTACTCCGGATGATACTGCAATCACTCCTTTTAATGGTTCTAATTTAATTTCCACTTGCGACATGCTTATTCAATCTAGACATTTTCCAGAAAACATGTCTTATTTTGATATGGGATTTAAATCTGTAACTGTTAATGTAAGTGATTTGGCTGCTATGGGTGCTAAACCTTTAGGATTTTTATTATCAATGGCAATACCTAAGGATTTGGAACTTGATGATTTTAAGGAGATTATTGATGGGGTTTTACAGGCCTGTGACTATTATTCAATTCCACTAATTGGTGGGGATACTAATGAGGCTTCTGAAATAATAATTTCAGGTACTGCATTAGGATTGTGCGATGCACCATTAATGAAAAATAATTATAAAAAAGATGATTTGATAGCTATTACTGGGGATATTGGACTTGCAGCATTAGGATTTGAGTTGAATACATTAGATAATGTTTATGTCAAACATGCTCTTAAACCAAAAGCCAGAATCAGCGAAGGCCAAATTTTAAAAGAACATGGTGCAACTTCTGCTACTGACATTACTGATGGACTTGCAAGTGAATTATATGAAATCAAAAAAGATGGCTTTGGATTTATGATTCATGAAGAGCTATTGGGAATTACAGATGAATATAAGGATTTGGCCGGCAGTCTTAAGTTGGATTATCTGGACTTGGTTCTTCATGTTGGTGAAGATTTTGAGTTGCTTTTTACAATATCAAAAGATGATTTGGAGAAATTACCTATTGATTACAAGGTCATTGGTAGTGTAACAGATTCTGATGTTATCGAGCTTACATTAGAAAATGGATTTGTTGAAAAAATTGAAAATAGGGGCTATGAACATTATGTTAGTGAGTAA
- the amrS gene encoding AmmeMemoRadiSam system radical SAM enzyme has translation MLVSNELYKKSSKTQKIRCEICANYCKIADGKEGICRQHKNVNGELFDESYGIVSSLSPDPVEKKPLKKFLPGTLTYSIGGFGCNMGCLHCQNYMISQEYGNYSRGIQITPEAIVENALNYNCKSIAWTYNEPTIHLPFNKKTSLLAKQKNLKVIYVSNGYFSDKSLQEVLGFVDAFNIDVKSMASDFYKKICGADLDVVLDNIRMIYLEGKHLEITNLIINDYNDSIEEIVELCDFIVEELGPEVPIHFSRAFPYYKMDCISPTNPETLFKAREIALDKGIENVYLGNI, from the coding sequence ATGTTAGTGAGTAATGAATTATATAAGAAAAGTTCCAAAACACAAAAGATTCGTTGTGAAATTTGTGCTAACTATTGTAAAATAGCTGACGGCAAAGAAGGGATTTGCAGACAGCATAAAAATGTTAATGGTGAACTATTTGATGAATCATATGGTATTGTTTCATCATTAAGTCCGGATCCAGTTGAAAAAAAGCCATTAAAAAAATTTTTACCGGGTACATTAACATATTCAATTGGTGGTTTTGGGTGTAATATGGGTTGTTTACACTGTCAGAACTATATGATATCCCAAGAATATGGTAATTATTCAAGAGGTATTCAAATAACACCAGAAGCAATAGTGGAAAATGCACTTAATTACAATTGTAAGTCAATTGCTTGGACATATAATGAACCTACTATACACTTACCGTTCAACAAAAAAACTTCTCTACTTGCAAAGCAAAAAAACTTGAAAGTAATCTATGTAAGCAATGGATATTTTTCAGATAAATCCTTACAAGAAGTTTTAGGTTTTGTTGATGCATTCAATATTGACGTGAAATCCATGGCTAGTGATTTTTATAAAAAAATATGCGGTGCAGATTTGGATGTTGTTTTGGATAACATAAGAATGATCTATTTGGAGGGCAAACATTTGGAAATTACCAATCTTATAATTAATGACTATAATGATTCAATTGAAGAGATTGTTGAATTATGTGATTTTATTGTTGAAGAATTGGGTCCTGAAGTTCCTATACATTTTTCAAGGGCATTTCCTTATTATAAAATGGATTGCATCTCACCAACCAATCCTGAAACTTTGTTTAAAGCAAGAGAAATAGCTTTAGATAAAGGAATTGAGAATGTATATTTGGGAAATATTTAA
- a CDS encoding UbiD family decarboxylase has translation MIPKDENIIEITEELSSEFEVAKVLRKYPKDTVLIKNVKGFDIPVISGICNTRDKIAKSINCEVSEITEKIIEAMEKPIKVDKYTDFSEYDTLDIDLDKIPILTHYTRDGGAYITAGVVFARDPVTGIQNASIHRMMVLDNKRLVIRIVPRNLYTYFQNAQKAGEDLQIAIAIGMDPAILLASTTSIPIDYNEMDVANAFKNGELELIKCGELEVPQADIILEGKISVTETVAEGPFVDLTDTYDIIRDQPIINLEKMHIKKENAAYHAILPAGFEHKLLQGLPQEPRIFKAVKNAVPTIENVVLTEGGCCWLHSVVSINKQTEGDGKNAIMAALSAHPSLKHCVVVDTDVDVFDAEDVEYAIATRVKGDRDIMIVPNVRGSSLDPVAESDGTTTKIGVDATKSLKTLEKFERVSFSE, from the coding sequence ATGATACCAAAAGACGAAAACATTATAGAAATCACTGAAGAACTTTCAAGTGAATTCGAAGTAGCAAAAGTTTTGAGAAAATACCCAAAAGACACCGTTCTTATTAAAAATGTGAAAGGTTTTGACATTCCAGTTATTTCAGGAATCTGTAATACTAGAGATAAAATCGCAAAATCAATTAATTGTGAAGTATCTGAAATTACTGAAAAAATTATCGAAGCTATGGAAAAACCAATTAAAGTAGATAAATACACTGATTTTTCAGAATATGATACTTTAGATATTGATTTAGATAAAATACCTATTTTAACCCATTATACAAGAGACGGCGGAGCATACATAACTGCAGGTGTTGTGTTTGCACGTGACCCTGTAACCGGAATTCAAAATGCATCAATCCACAGAATGATGGTTCTTGACAATAAAAGATTAGTTATCAGAATTGTTCCAAGAAACCTCTATACTTATTTCCAGAATGCTCAAAAAGCAGGCGAAGACTTACAAATTGCAATAGCTATTGGAATGGATCCCGCAATTTTACTTGCAAGTACTACTTCAATTCCAATCGATTACAATGAAATGGATGTTGCTAATGCATTTAAAAATGGTGAACTCGAATTAATCAAATGTGGAGAATTAGAAGTTCCACAAGCAGACATTATTTTAGAAGGTAAAATTTCTGTAACTGAAACTGTAGCAGAAGGTCCATTTGTGGATTTAACTGATACCTATGACATTATTCGTGACCAGCCAATAATTAACTTGGAAAAAATGCATATTAAAAAGGAAAATGCAGCATATCATGCAATTTTACCAGCAGGATTCGAACACAAATTATTGCAAGGTCTTCCACAAGAACCTAGAATATTCAAAGCTGTTAAAAATGCAGTTCCTACAATTGAAAATGTTGTTTTAACCGAAGGCGGTTGCTGCTGGTTACATTCTGTTGTTTCAATCAATAAACAGACTGAAGGTGACGGTAAAAACGCTATTATGGCAGCGTTATCTGCACACCCTTCACTTAAACACTGTGTTGTAGTTGACACTGACGTTGACGTCTTTGATGCTGAAGATGTTGAATATGCAATAGCTACACGTGTGAAAGGTGATAGAGACATAATGATTGTTCCTAATGTACGTGGTTCATCCCTTGATCCTGTAGCTGAAAGTGATGGAACAACTACTAAAATTGGAGTAGACGCTACCAAATCACTTAAAACACTTGAAAAATTCGAAAGAGTTAGTTTTTCAGAATAA